In a single window of the Chitinivorax sp. B genome:
- a CDS encoding lactate utilization protein yields the protein MTARDRILAKLRQGSGTAPAPLPLSDYQAATTPYTFSHPEDVARVISLLRAAHAEVIETTAQRWPNDVVDTLHKLGIRQLLLAPNTPAATTLQVHWAGRNDTPQIKRFDQHIEQWKAELFQIEASLTGCEGAIAATGSLVLWPTAAEPRTLSLVPPIHMVLWHTGQLWNTLLEAMQQAEWATRLPTNVLLISGPSKTADIQQTLAYGAHGPKQLIVLAILDELP from the coding sequence ATGACTGCTCGAGACCGCATCCTGGCCAAACTGCGCCAAGGTTCTGGCACCGCACCAGCGCCCTTACCACTCAGTGATTATCAGGCTGCCACCACACCCTACACTTTCAGCCATCCTGAAGACGTAGCCAGAGTAATCAGTCTGTTACGTGCTGCCCATGCAGAGGTGATTGAAACCACGGCACAACGTTGGCCTAATGACGTGGTCGACACACTGCACAAACTGGGTATTCGTCAGCTTCTGCTCGCACCAAACACCCCAGCTGCCACTACACTGCAGGTACACTGGGCAGGCCGCAATGACACACCACAAATCAAACGGTTTGATCAACATATCGAGCAGTGGAAAGCCGAGTTATTCCAGATCGAAGCCAGCCTGACTGGCTGTGAGGGCGCCATTGCCGCCACCGGCTCACTAGTATTATGGCCCACAGCGGCCGAACCCCGCACCCTGTCACTGGTGCCGCCAATCCATATGGTGCTGTGGCATACCGGGCAACTATGGAACACTCTGTTGGAAGCCATGCAACAAGCGGAATGGGCCACACGCCTGCCAACCAATGTATTATTGATATCCGGCCCATCGAAAACCGCTGACATTCAACAGACATTGGCTTATGGCGCCCATGGACCTAAGCAACTGATTGTGCTTGCAATTCTAGACGAGTTACCGTGA